CGGAAAGCGGGTACAGGCGCTGGGCGGGGCCAAGAACCACGCCATCGTCATGCCCGACGCCGATCTGGACAACGCGGTCAGCGCGCTGATGGGCGCGGCCTACGGTTCCTGCGGCGAGCGCTGCATGGCGATCTCCGTCGTGGTGGCGGTGGGCGACGAGGTGGCCGACCGGCTTAAGGACAAGCTGTCGGCGGCGCTGCGCGACCTGAAGGTCGGCGCCGGCACATCGGCCGGCTGCGAGATGGGACCGCTGGTCACCCGCGCCCATTACGAGAAGGTGAAGGCCTATGTCGACCAGGGCGTCGCCGAAGGGGCGGAACTGGTGGTGGACGGCCGCGGGCTGGTGGTGCCGGGGCATGAGAACGGCAACTTCCTGGGCGGCTGCCTGTTCGACCGCGTCACCCCGGACATGACCATCTACCGGGAGGAGATTTTCGGCCCGGTCCTCTGCCTCGTCCGGGTCAAGTCGATGCAGGAGGGCATGGACCTGATCGATGCCCACGAGTACGGCAACGGCACCTGCCTGTTCACCCGCGACGGCGAGGCCGCCCGTTACTTCAGCGACATGATCAAGGTCGGCATGGTCGGCATCAATGTGCCGCTGCCGGTGCCGGTCGCATACCACAGCTTCGGCGGCTGGAAACGGTCGCTGTTCGGCGATCTGTCGGCCTATGGTCCCGACGGCGTGCGCTTCTACACCCGCCGCAAGACCGTTACCCAGCGCTGGCCGACCGGCGGGGTCCGCGAAGGCGCCCAGTTCGCTTTCCCGTCTATGAAGTAAAGAAGCACTGGCTCTGGCGACTCCGGCGCTCAAAAACGCGCCGGAGTCGCCTGCCATCTATGCCGGATCTGAACGGACACGAACTCAGCATCTGCGGAAGACGTCAGCACTCCGGCAGATTGACCGCAAGCCCGCCCAGGCTGGTTTCCTT
Above is a genomic segment from Azospirillum humicireducens containing:
- a CDS encoding CoA-acylating methylmalonate-semialdehyde dehydrogenase, with amino-acid sequence MTIVAHLIGGKTDAPAGSRTADIVNPATGDVAGQVALASRATVEEAIAAAEAAFPAWRATPPAKRARVMYRFKQLLEENADRICALITAEHGKVLDDAFGELTRGIENVEYACGVPELLKGEFSKNVGPAIDSWSEFQPLGVVAGITPFNFPAMVPLWMYPIAIACGNTFVLKPSERDPSSALYIAQLALEAGLPPGVLNVVNGDKEAVDTLLTDPRVQGVSFVGSTPIAEYVYSTASTHGKRVQALGGAKNHAIVMPDADLDNAVSALMGAAYGSCGERCMAISVVVAVGDEVADRLKDKLSAALRDLKVGAGTSAGCEMGPLVTRAHYEKVKAYVDQGVAEGAELVVDGRGLVVPGHENGNFLGGCLFDRVTPDMTIYREEIFGPVLCLVRVKSMQEGMDLIDAHEYGNGTCLFTRDGEAARYFSDMIKVGMVGINVPLPVPVAYHSFGGWKRSLFGDLSAYGPDGVRFYTRRKTVTQRWPTGGVREGAQFAFPSMK